The Epinephelus lanceolatus isolate andai-2023 chromosome 1, ASM4190304v1, whole genome shotgun sequence genome has a window encoding:
- the prkar2ab gene encoding protein kinase, cAMP-dependent, regulatory, type II, alpha, B, with product MMSNVEIPAGLKELLQGYTVEVLRRRPPDLVEFAVQHFTQILDRQRNDQRAKKRSPKPARKGVTFETKSNKTIKDKEEEEEEEDTVKCTTGKYSRRVSVCAEAYNPDDDEDDDTELRVVHPKTDEQRRRLQDACRDILLFKTLEQEQFSEVLDGMFEVLVKPQEHIIDQGDDGDNFYVIEKGVYDILVQKDEVSVCVGKYDNKGSFGELALMYNTPRAATIVATQEGALWGLDRATFHRLIVRNNAKKRRMYEAFIECVPLLKSLEVSERMKIVDVLGARTFKDGERIITQGEDADCFYIVESGEVKIMIKSTTKVGQQDNAEVEVARCSRGQYFGELALVTNKPRAASVYAVGETKCLVIDVQAFERLLGPCMDIMKRNISQYEEQRMALFGSCEDLKH from the exons ATGATGAGCAATGTGGAGATACCAGCTGGTTTGAAAGAGCTGCTGCAGGGATACACAGTGGAGGTGCTTCGCCGCAGGCCGCCTGACCTGGTGGAATTTGCAGTGCAGCATTTTACACAAATTCTGGACCGCCAAAGAAATGACCAACGGGCCAAGAAACGCAGCCCCAAACCTGCACGGAAAGGAGTGACCTTTGAGACAAAGTCAAATAAGACCATCAAGgacaaagaagaggaggaggaggaggaagacactGTTA agtGCACCACGGGTAAATACAGTCGCAGAGTTTCAG TTTGTGCAGAGGCGTACAACCCTGATGACGATGAGGACGATGACACAGAGCTTCGGGTTGTGCATCCCAAAACGGACGAGCAGCGTCGCAGACTTCAGGATGCGTGCAGAgatattttactgtttaaaacACTGGAGCAG GAGCAGTTCTCTGAGGTTTTGGATGGCATGTTCGAGGTGCTAGTCAAACCTCAGGAACACATCATAGACCAAGGAGATGACGGAGACAATTTCTATGTCATAGAAAA GGGTGTGTATGATATTTTGGTGCAGAAGGAtgaagtgagtgtgtgtgttggaaagTATGACAATAAGGGCAGTTTTGGTGAGTTGGCTCTCATGTACAACACGCCACGAGCCGCCACAATCGTTGCAACACAGGAAGGCGCCCTGTGGGGCCTG GATCGAGCCACATTCCACAGACTGATTGTTAGAAATAATgcaaagaagaggaggatgtaTGAGGCCTTCATCGAGTGTGTTCCTCTTCTGAAGTCTCTTGAG GTGTCTGAGAGGATGAAGATTGTAGATGTTTTGGGAGCACGAACGTTCAAAGATGGAGAGCGCATAATAACGCAG GGGGAGGACGCCGACTGTTTCTACATTGTGGAATCAGGAGAGGTGAAGATCATGATAAAAAGCACA ACAAAGGTTggccagcaggataacgcagaGGTGGAGGTGGCTCGCTGCTCCAGAGGGCAGTATTTTGGGGAGCTGGCATTGGTCACCAACAAACCCCGTGCAGCATCAGTTTACGCTGTGGGAGAAACCAAATGTTTAG TAATTGACGTCCAGGCTTTCGAGCGTTTGCTGGGACCCTGTATGGACATCATGAAGAGGAACATTTCCCAGTATGAAGAGCAGCGGATGGCACTTTTTGGCTCCTGTGAAGATCTGAAGCACTAG
- the slc25a20 gene encoding mitochondrial carnitine/acylcarnitine carrier protein, protein MSKQQSISPMKNFFAGGFGGICLVFAGHPLDTIKVRLQTQPVPKPGESPLYAGTIDCCKKTLAKEGLRGLYKGMAAPIIGVTPMFAVCFFGFGLGKKLQQKHPEDVLTYPQLFAAGMLSGVFTTVIMTPGERIKCLLQIQASSGTVKYAGPMDCVKQLYKETGIRGIYKGTVLTLMRDVPASGMYFTSYEWLKNLLTPAGKSHNELSVPSVLFAGGMAGIFNWAVAIPADVLKSRFQTAPEGKYPNGFRDVLRELIRQEGVGSLYKGFNAVMLRAFPANAACFLGFELAMKFLNWAAPNL, encoded by the exons ATGTCCAAACAACAGTCGATCAGTCCGATGAAGAACTTCTTCGCCGGAGGATTTGGAGGCATTTGCCTCGTCTTCGCCGGACATCCTCTCGACACCATTAAG GTGCGTTTACAAACTCAGCCCGTGCCCAAACCTGGAGAGAGCCCGCTGTATGCTGGAACCATTGATTGTTGTAAAAAGACTTTAGCCAAAGAG GGTCTGAGAGGGCTCTATAAAGGCATGGCGGCCCCGATCATCGGAGTCACGCCCATGTTTGCTGTCTGTTTCTTTGGATTTGGACTGGGAAAGAAACTACAACAGAAGCACCCTGAAGATGTCCTTAC GTATCCACAGCTGTTTGCTGCGGGCATGTTGTCTGGTGTGTTCACCACGGTCATCATGACTCCTGGAGAGCGCATCAAATGCCTCCTACAG ATTCAGGCATCTTCAGGAACAGTGAAGTACGCCGGACCCATGGACTGTGTCAAACAGCTGTACAAAGAGACTGGGATCAGAGGAATCTACAAAGGCACCGTTCTGACTCTCATGAGAG ATGTCCCAGCCAGTGGAATGTACTTCACGTCCTACGAGTGGTTGAAGAACCTCCTCACACCTGCAGGAAAAAG CCACAATGAGCTCAGCGTCCCCAGTGTGCTGTTTGCCGGGGGGATGGCTGGCATCTTTAACTGGGCCGTCGCAATTCCAGCTGACGTACTCAAGTCTCGTTTCCAAACAG CTCCTGAAGGAAAATATCCCAACGGTTTCCGGGACGTTCTGCGGGAGCTGATCAGACAGGAAGGCGTGGGCTCTCTGTACAAAGGCTTCAATGCTGTCATGCTTAGAGCTTTCCCTGCAAACGCA GCTTGTTTCTTAGGATTTGAGCTCGCAATGAAGTTCCTAAACTGGGCAGCACCAAACCTGTGA